ACCAGGAAGGTAACCTGGCATGCCTTGATGATGACCACCATACTGAcctaaaaaacacatttaaaatacaaaaaacagaTTGAGTTGGTTCGTGGATTGTACTTTTACGATAGTATCTTTTGCAGATACACTTATTTTATGTGTAGATTCAAAAAATCTgctaaaaacaataaacataaaaagaggAATACCATGAGGTGGCATTGGGGGTCTCATTCCTTGTTGTTGTGGGATGCCTGGCTGTGGTGGCATCATAGCTCCAATTGGTCCAACTGGTGGATTACCAATGGGAGTCTGTCCTGGACGAGGAAGATTACGTTGATATTTAGGTAACTGTGCCCTTCTTTCTtcctaaaaatacaaaataagcaCAGTGTTAAACACCTGAATACAGAGACTCATTAAGCATAAAGGCAAGCATCTAAGACCTTATTTATagagtaagtttttaaaaatgtatcatttcCCAACCAATTACTTTTGCCCCTCAAACCAGTTCAACTACTTAAAATATCGATTCTTTAAGAACTACCCATCTGTTTTTGTATTTGAAGCATAGATGACTTTAGGATTTATAAATTGTTTCTGCGATAAAGTGTCTTGTGAAGAAGACAATATGGTCTTCAAGGTATATGGTCTTCTACCTCACACTTCACTTCAATTAATTTACAAATTTATGTCTaactaaaatgaattttaagagTAAGAACTTATTATCTTCTTTCAGAAATAATCTGGTGGGATGGAATTCATTTAAGATCAAAACATGCACTATTCATTTTACTCTGTGGTTCTTAAAAATCAGAATGggccagccagcgtggctcagtggttgagccaggaggtcctggtttgattcccagtctgggcatatgcccacGTTGTAGCTCAATCCCTAGTGAGGGGCATGGATGAGgtagccaagcaatgattctctcatcactggtgtttctctctctccctccccctccctctcacttcaataaaagaaatcaataaaaatagatttaaaaaaggaaaaaggagattgctttaaaaaaatcagaatggcagggcctggttggtgtggctcaatggatagagcattggcccacacacagaagggtggcgggtttgatccccagccttggtgtgtgtgggaggcaaccaatcgatgtgtgtgtgtgtgtgtgtgtttgcacgcGCGCACCCATATTTCTCCCTTCACCCCTTCCACTgtttccaaaaatcaatgggaaaaatatcctccggtgaggataacaaaaagaaaaatcagaacgGTAAGCATTAAATCAGATTAATAAGACCATCATTTTACATATTAACACTTTTCAAATGGGACAAGCTGCTACAATGATATTCAATCAAATTCtgctatcaaaaaaaaaaactgtaaacaACTTACCAACGATATATCCTCATCTGGATGGATCAACTTACTGGTTGCACTGGTTGTTGTAAGAGTAGCAGGCTTACTTGTTATTGATGCCGCTGGTTTAGCTGCAGTGCTATTTGTTGTACTAGTGGTTGAAGCTGTAGACTGTGTATAAGCAGGGAATGTAGGCTTCGGGGGTTCTGTAGTTGTTGCAGGGGTACTACTTAAGGGCTTGAAATCTGTACCAACAGGTCCTTGGACAGCTGCCTGAGCCTGTAAAACACAATTTTTCATCAACAAAATCCAAAACCGAGTACATCTACTACCAACTTAAAAATAAGACACCAACATTCAATAAAGGACCAAAttctaaatgaaattaaaacaaaattaacatgataaatgctCCACAAAAACCAAGAAATATGTAAGAATATCAAAATATGCTGGGTCACGATCACATCTAACACACAGCATTGGAACAACAAAAAGGTAATACTGAATATTTAACTTCTCAGGTGTCATCTACCTCCTCAACCAAGTTCTTTCATTTACAAAGCTTTGTATTTATTCCAGGTTGATGAAATATAGTATATCTAATGAAATAGCATATGTTCTACTTATACTattctaaattatttaattaatctaccaagtaattaaaaaaacccaaaaggtTAGAAATTACAAAATACAAATGCTTGGATAAATTTCAGTTACTAAGCGTAATTAATATAAATCGTGACACATTAAAAATGTCCTTCAAAGGTATCAGTTACATAATAATATAATGTCCTCCCAATTAACAATGGCTGGATGATTATCATGATCAAAATGGTTTAGATGAtcttttaagtataaaattacCGGTAATTAATGTGTTACTTTTTTGTAATATCCAACATCTAAAACATGTAGACAGGACAACTTTAGAGCCAAATTTCCTTACATGATAGGTGATGCATTAGATTAAACAGCATAAATCAAAATAGCTTAATCATGCATCAGGCTAACCATTGGCTACTAGAAGGCATTTACTGCTTACATGCTTTTAACCCTTTAGAACCATAGAAATTTggggttcattttttttctgagttcaATTTTCAAATACGATTGATTTGTACTCCATTAATCTTACTTAATGAAAATTACATagtatatttttaaggaaaagattTTGTTTAAAAGTAGGGTCCAAAGGGTTAAGTTATAAAGCCATTTTAACAACTTTAAACTGCAACTTCCTGCGTACTTGTGCTGTGCTAGGAAACAGAGCTTTAGAAGATGCAGACAGACTTTCTGAATTGGATGAAGCTGTACTTGAGCTTGTTACAGGTGTCCCCATCTGTAgcataaaagaaaggaaacaatgaaAAGTCTCCAAACAAATGGGTGAAAATAAGCCATGTGGTAGACTTTTTTTTCTAGCATAGATTGCATATTTGTAAATGCAAAGTATAATGCAATCAAGTCTGATTTATTTAATGAGGCAGGCAGTTAATGCATTTATAATAAAGTGACAGTATGAGCCTCAAAAAAAGATTTAACTCTATACCAATAAACCTAATTAACTAGTTTCTTTTCTAAACTGTTTTgcaatgaaatatttcaaaaatacctTAAACAGAGTAAAGATTGACACTTTAGTCCAATTCTCTATCAATGACACAACAAAATTTTTTTGCCAAGTTTAACATCTCTTAATAAACAACACCAACTCACCTCAAAAGTGTAAGCTAATGTGcttcaaaagcattttaaaaatgtttttaatttagcaactacaattaggaaaaaaagtttaaaaaagaaacttctaAGGGACAAtcttaaagtgaaaaataaaagaacataaccctgattttctaaattaaatacaTCTGCTTAATTCTGAATGAAACTGGGGGAAAAAGTAATAATCACTATAGACACAACAAATATAACAGAAGCACCTTTTGCACTTCTGAGTTCTGGAGACAAAATCAGTAGGAAATTATAAGTGCAACTAAGTCAAGAGCAATTAAATGGTGCCCTTTCAGCATGTGTGCATCATTGTAGCTTGTCACTGTTGTACACCAGAAGAGCCCAACAAATGATTTGCTAAGGTCTTAGGATTTTCATCTTTGGCTTTCCTTTCATTCCACTCATAATTCAATAGGTAAAGGAGGACCACTAAACGTTACCACATATTTAAATCCCCAGAAATTAAACTTCATTTCTAACTAAAGCTAGAGTAACCCGAGTTCAcagcaatgaaaaaataacatACTATACTATCTCTGGCTCCAGTCAATCTTTTGAGTCGACAAAATCAATATATGcaaacatgaaagaaaatagaCCACTTCTTAGTATGCTTAATGAATTACTAAAACCATAAACAAAAACTGACCTTTGACAATTTCAAAGATTCTTGTAAACAACTACATTTTACCTTTAAATATGAGTGCATTCCTTTTCAGGAATTTCACCTTACCTGTCCGGCACTGGGGAAAAGAGGCTTAGTAACTGGAGGCTGTGGAGCAGGAACTGTTGCTGTTGGTGCAGGTGGTCTATTAAGAATACCTGGTGCTGAAACAGCCTGTGCTTGAGTCATTGGAGGAATTCCAGGACGTGGAACAGGAGGGGGCATACCTGTAAAGAAGAAATGTTGGGAGGAAGACTCAGTTGTTGGAAGCATttagttcagaaaaaaatatttccccaaaacTTTGCTATTACAATATACCATATTAAAAATGCTTCCATACTACAAAGTTACTAACAATTGACTTCTGAACTCGATGAAATCCAAAGAACTTAGGCATTTGTCCCTTGAAATAATCTTGCCTCAAACTTGTCTCCAGAATTTTGTGGAATGAAAGATACCACTAGGAACCCTATATGTTGGCAAAGCAGGCAATTGAGCTTAACTGATATTGATTTAGCAAACCAATTCTTTAAACATATAGAGAATTGCATCAACTAGAATTCTCTGAACTGTAATGCAAGTTACATAGAGTAAAAAGGTGATTAAATCACATACCCATGAATTTTCCAAAAAACTAAGTTATTCCTTTAAACAAATTTTCCTAAAATGTATCACTATTGCATTCTTTAAACTTCAACATAACTTAAACTTAAAACTTTCAGTACAGATTATCAAATGAACACTGGTtattattctttaatattttactttttaaaaatacatttttatttcagagaagaaaggagagggagagagagaaacattgatgatgagagaatcattgattggctgcctcctgcatgctctacagtggggatcgagcccacaacctgggcatgtgccctgagtgggaagcaaatgtgcccttgattggaattgaacccttcagtccgcaggctaatgctctatcccagccgtgggcaaactacggcctgcgggccggatcccgccggttcggctgttctatccggcccgcggagccgaaagagtggagggttctcttgctctcccctccgctccttcaccagcagcagtgttaacatgtattagttcacacaaacactacatccatgcttttgttccggccctccggtccagtttaagaacccattgtggccctcgagtcaaaaagtttgcccacccctgctctatccactgagccaaaggagCTAGGGCTTCTTTAACACTTTAAATGCCCAAAATTATCTTAGAGCATTACGTATGTTGAGTTATTGCCTATAAATTAATGGTTACACTGGTTATGCTTGCAATTTTGCTGCAGTTTTATTTTCCTAGTTACTTTTATATATCAACTATCACTTAATTACTTCTAAACCTGCCATGGATTATAACCCAAACTTAAAGGTCTCTGTGGCACACTTATTTGGCTAACAAAATCCCTTTCCCCATATTATAATCTAAAACATCAAGACATTTTATTTCCCACACTCCCTTTGCAGCAAGAGGGTCCATTAGACCTATTTCTGGCCAAGACATAAAAGGAAAGCTACTTCGctctctaataaaagaaaaaggagagcatTGCTGTTAACACCATTTCTTGCCCCTGTCATCTTGTTACCGCTGAATGACATGGTTGAGGGAAAAAAGCTAAGGTTAACaaagttgaaaattttaaaagccactgaatctaccacttttctttttgttgagataataaatgtctACATTGCTTAATATAGATTTAGTTTGAGTTCTATATTACTTTGTTAAGAGTCTTATTAGTTATCTAAAATATTCCTAATAAGTATAACAACTCTTAAGCACATGACCGTCAGTGCACAGGCTCTGTgactcattttggctgctttgaATCCTATTCTTACtattctaaaactcaataaataaataaataaatggggggggggtgtctccaTCTTAAGACTTTTcatggtgccctagctggtttggctcagcaaatagagtgtcagcctgtggactgaagggtcctgggttccaatCTAGCCAAAGTCAAATGCtggggttgtggactcgatccccccagtagggggcgtacaggaggcagccaatcaatgattctctctcatcattgatgtttctatccctccatccctctccgaaatcaataaaaaaaatatattttttaaaacaagcctTCTcatggtaatttttacaagtcaccaacctgccctggccagttgctcagtggttagtgtctgACTGctgaccaaagggttgtgggttcagatttctagtcaagggtacatgtgggaggcaaccaatctatgtgtctccctcacatcaatatctctctctctctctctctctctctctctctctctctctctctcctcacccctccctcccacccactctgGGTGAGagttaataaaaacacacacataagaaAGTCACCAACCTACAGATATTTTCAATTACATTGCACCAGTGCCCACAAATCTATTGTCTAAATTACTTAAAAGAATCaaagtggccctagccagtttggctcagtggacagagcatcggcctgaggactggagggtcctgggttctattccagtcaagggcatatgcccaggcttcaggcttgatccccagtagggggcgtgcaggaggcagcagatcaatggttctcatcattgatgtttctatgtctctctccctctctcttcctctctgcaatcaataataataatatatatatatatatatatatatatatatatatattaaataaaagaaaaaaaagaaattgtctaACATTCTTACCTGGTGGCATACCAGGCATTAGAGGTGGTATTCCTGGTCCAGGTGGCATCATTCCACCCATTGGCATCATTCTGTCAGAAAGCAAATTTCAAGAAACAACTAAAGTTAATTATCAGTATAAACTGTAGAAAATATTTTGGCTAAATCCTGAAACAATAGATAAGACTTGAATTTGACCCCTAATATTGAAATCAAGCTGAAAGAACACACACCACACTAAAAACAATCCTATCAAAATAAGTCCTCTAAAAACGAGCAAACTCTTGGGTATACCAGTAAGATGGGGGAGGAGTGGAGTCAGTCTTTGCaataaacaaaccaacaaaccacaaaacaatttaatacatttaaagtcACCAGGAATAATATTATATGCTATTCTCGAAATATATGAGGCCTCATCTAAAATATGTGCAACTGGGAAGCAAAATCACCTTTTGTCTCACTTGGAAAATATCCAcacagaatataaataaaaagaagaaatctctATTTTAGAGTCAACagatttttcaaaaggaaaatactGAATGTACAATTGTGGAGATAAATTTTTTTTGGAGGAGCACAGAAAAACTATCACCAATATTAAAGATAGTCAAAAGTAAACTCAGATTGCCTAATTTTTACTTAGATTGGCTACCTCACACTATAGcatgacttaaaaacaaaacctctatttttttttctcttcccctaaAAGAACTCATCTTCAAATACCAATGTCCAGtgcacttaaaaaattttaagtttgtaAATTCTTGATTTAGGACTTCTATCAGATTAACTTCTATATATTGAGTTCATTAGGAAAAGTTTgattatcttctataataataaagcatgTAATTTGGTAAAAGattatatattctttcttaaatACCAACCCTTTTTACTAAATCCCATTACTTTTAGCAGTTAGGAGAAAATACCTACACGTTtagaaaatacttattttacGTATGGATTTATTACTTTTTCCTCAAAGATGTTTTATATCCCTTCTTTCAGAGACTTGTGTCAACCAGTTTGCAAGTTGTACGAAGTTTTAGTGAGGAAGGTTAGAAAATTTCTGAACTCAATTGAATAGATCCCATTAAACACACAAGAAAATGACATTATGATTATACCTCCTGAATTACATCATGAATGAGATGCTTACATGTTTTCACCGCAAAATGACTGGGTGTATTTTCTCTGATGATGCAATCTGTGAAAATGTATGACAAAATCAAAATCTAACTGTGATTTTCAAAATACAGTGGGAAAGTGTATTGTTTACCTGTCACATCCAACAACATTTAAGTAAAAGTGATGGGCACAAGCACCTCATATTTATAGTTTTTGATGATTTGACAAATACTTAAATCATTTACAGAATTTGCCTGTCACAACCAAGTGTCATGGACAGTTCTGAATCTCAGAAACTCAACTCTACAACCAACTACTTTAATTACACCAGATGCAATTAAAGCAGATGGCTGCCTAAATACATCCTAAAACACAAAAATCTACTCTCTTCAGAGACAAATTCATTGGTAGATCCCGTTATTagacaattttaatatttatagagCCCAtaccttttagaaagaaaaaatgcaaagtCACATTTAATTCATAAACACTCAACTTGAAAGATCATTACTAGGCAAAGTCCACAAGCCATTTAAAAAGAGTTTTCTTACCCAGGTGGCATGCCTGGCATAACTGGTGGCATTCCTGGCATCAGAGGAGGAACACCTGGCATTAATGGAGGTATGCCTATAAACAATTTCAACAAcagaaaaatcaaattaatattAAAGGGTTAGGATGAAGAATATAATACTTCTAACACTGTATCAATAATATCCTAAGAGTGTCAAATTTTAAGAAACTCTATATGCTACCTGGaggcattcctggtgctcccggAACTGGTGGTAGTCCTGGTTGTGCCATTGGGGGTATATAGCCTTGTTGGGGTTGAACAGGCTGTGGTTGAAATGAAGTTGAAGCTGCAGAGTCGTCATCATCATATTCATCAGAATCAtcttgctgcttctttttttGACTCTCTGTTAGGAAAGTTTTAATTTTCCCATAGAGAAGGGGGGACAGGGAACCAAAGCAAGTTTAAGacattcaacatttaaaaaaattatttcagtgcAACTAGCTcataaaatttttcttctaaaaatatttcagttaatATTATTCTTTACTCTTCAAATGTGTTTTCAACCTATATTAAGCAATTACCCATTCTATGACAGGTAAAAATAATTCTaagtcagttttatttttaaaaaacagctttctATTCCATCCAAAAAGGTAAACTACAGTAAAGAGGCCTGACCTCTCTGCAATACTTTTCAAAACTAAAAGTTCCATAGGTGATTAATAACAGCTCCTATCAACTGGATAGTATGTGGCTTCGAtgtcaaatgtttaaaaaatgtatacaactAGTGGTTACATAAATCCAaggccagggagctcagttggttagagcatcatcccacaagccaaggttgggggttctatccctagtcagggtacataaGAATCAATCAGTGaacataagtaagtggaacaacaaaattgatgtctctcttgcTCGcaaatcaattaattaaaaacaaataccaactatctttatttttaaaggcctCAGCACTTGATAATTCCACTTGGAATTCAGTTATGAATATTTGAAATGATCCAAACAGTattatttagtatatatatatatatatatatatatatatacacactagaggcccaatgcatgaaattcgtccaagagtaggccttcctttccccaggtgcctgcaccggcttccctctggtacccaggacctgggcttcccttgcagcctcagCTTCGTCtgggaaggtcgtccagaaggatgtccgatctaattagcatattatgcttttattattatagactagaggcccagtgcacaaattcacccacagatggggggggggggatgatcaGCCTGGGccggtgagggagagggaggtgtggCCCTGCAGGCAGTttgccggccggccccaccccctggttgaactcctgcctattaaccttttattatataggatataaaatatatataaaaatcactaCACAACTTCAAACATAAGACAAATAATAACTGAATAAATCTAACATCTACCATTAAATTTATACTTTAAAGTAGCAATACTCTCACTAGTTaagctattttaagaaaaagcatACATTAATATTTACCCTGTGTTTTCTGTTCAAGAAGTCTTCTTCTTTCATCCATGTCTTTTTCTGGAATACCTTCCATACCATATATTTCCAACTCTATGTCTGTTCTCCCAGGTATTGCATTTGGTACAGCATCTATTGTCTCTTTATGCAcctaacattaaaaaacaaacaaaaacctccatCAGATAGGAAAAAATGTCTCATAAAAGTATTTCAGAGAGTAACTTCAAATTACTCAAGAGACCATTTAGTATGTTGCTTAAGAGTGACTggttctgccctaactggtttggctcaatggatatagAGTAGGCCtttggaatgaaaggtcccaggttcaattcaggtcaagtgcatgtaccttggttgcgggcatatccccagtagggagtgtgcaagaggcagctggtcgatgtttctctctcatcgatgtttctaactctctatccctctcccttcctctctgtaaaaaatcaataaaatacattaaaaaaaaaaaaagagtgactggttctatccctagctggtttggttcagtggatagagcgtcagcctggggaccaggttcaattctggtcaagggcacatgcccaggttgtgggcttgatcctcagtagggggcgtgcaagaggcagccgatcaataagtctctctcatcattgatgtttctagctctctccttttcccttcctctctgaaataaaaaaaaaaaaaattttttttttttaaaaagaaatgcaattacATCCTCAAGCACATTAACTAGTCTTTACTAAGCGATAGTTTAGCATCTATAAAATTGGAGGATGTCTAATTAACTGACATACTCATCTCACAGGTTGCTCTGAAATTACAGTAAGACTATATAGAAACAGAATTACTTAGTCAAAGATGCTACTAATAATTTCTCAACTAATCTTCTTCCAGCTTCCCCTACATTTTATCTGATCTTCTCTATAGTACAACTCCTTGAAAGAATGCCTCTTctattttcccattttctcctttctgtAAACTAGGCAAAGAACAATTTGTGTATAAGCAAAAATGGAAAAGAGCTGCAGTGTCCAAGGGGTGTGGGCTTAAAAATATTAGCACTCTAGATTTTAACAGAtgcataaataaaatttgaaaaagcaGTCATAATATAAAACAGCAGCTTCACAGTAACTCCTTCAGAagtttaaccctttgagtgccaaccaatatcctaggaactatgctaaaattgccaaggcatttttgctgattttacagcagtttaggaaaaaaattatgaatcgcaagtaaatgaagttacatattcaaaaatctTCCATAATAttgtcatcttcacagcaagaagtgacatatttagcaatatcatcatcactaataaactatttcaaagctttagggctacaaaatctgagtaaacttcacAAAATtgtagtacctgtaaaaaattaggcagataaatgccaatggtcaattttagaactacaaacattcggcatcataagtaatctgcacttaggtgccatctgtcaataaaaagtgaactactagcatctaattgTGACACTGAAGGAGGAGCGCGATAGCAttcccggcactctaggggttaatctTTTTCAGAAGTTGACTCAATTCAGTATGCTTCTTTCTTAGAAGCCTCACCAAATTCTCCAGAAGATCTGGAACTTCATCTACTTCTCTGGTAGCAAGCGGTGCTTTTCCATCCCAATTGTTTGGGCAGAGCTCTTTACACTAGTTGGAGGTCTGCACCATGCTAAATTAAGATGCTAGGTAGCATTGTGTCAGCAATTTGTCTCAGCATGCCCTGTAATATTGAAAAGTGTTCGCTGCCTGATCTTTACGGCTGTTAAAATGGATCACTGTTCCTTGGTTTGTGAACACTCATCTCCTCAATACCCTACCTTCTTTAAGGAAAACTAAAGTCTTTTTCTCATCTGCTATAGCTGTTATGTGAACCGCCTTCTGCAAACAGTTCCTTTCCCACCATTACACACTTTGTGCCTGCAGTTTGGCCAGTTTTTCCTGGTTCATGATAGTTTCTTTCATCTTGTTGGAGAGGAAATGGAGCTACAAGGGAGACTAGGGTAGATGCTTAGGATAAGAATAAGTGCATACTTTCTAGGACGCAAGATGGCagctctcattttctctctctcttttttaagccTACAGCACCCAGCATTCCCAGGCAGCTTCCCATCATCCAATTACTAACCCTGATTAGCTTACGAGATCCGGGTATTCAGGGTAGTATGGCTGCAACcatcattttcttttgaaagcaCTCCAATCAAGTTTTCATCATCATTCTAGGAAATCACTCTCAGAAAGTGGAACAATTACCTCCACTTTGATTAACCCAATCTTAGTCCTGTTCTTACTTGGCTTACCACAAGCATTTGACAGTCAAAGTAACTCACTCTTTAATAACACTTCATTTGGCTTCTAGGGTACTTACTATCTTGGTGTTCCTACCCTTTCACTCTCCTTGACTTCTTTAAAACTTCTGACCTCTAAATGCTGGGAGTGACCCAACATGGAGTCCTtgtgtttttctatttatattctactagaaactggaggcctggtgcacagaaatttgtgcactgggggtggtgatgtgtgtgtgtcgtccctcagcccggcctgcgccctctcacagtctgggagccctcaggggatgtcctactgaccgcttaggcccactccctgtgcagTCTGGCCTCTccttgtgggaggtgaccaggcggCCCATTGACcagcatgcccccacccccacccccaccctcccattgaccagcatgcccccacccccacccccaccctattGGCCCTCTGCAGCCACTGGTCCACTGGTCGCTGCtgcatgcccccccgccccccccccgttGCGTCCCCTCCTTCTGCCCGCTGGCACACCCCTTGGCTAGCCTGGTGCTGCTGcttgccggccccgccccctgactGGTTTGTTCTgcagttcggtctatttgcatattatactttttattacataggattcccTAAGAAGAAAAGACATGGCTTCAAATAGCCATTCTTATCCTGTATCCTTCTAAATTTCTATTTCCACCTAGAACCCCTCTGAACTCCAGACTTGTAGATCCAACTGCTTATGTGACATCTTCATCTGGATAGTCAATGAATCTTTTCAAAACTAACATAACCACAcctaaaattaacataaaaacaatCTTGGGCCCTGGCCACTTGAGTGGCTCAGATCATCCcctgcactgagaggttgctggtttgattctgagtcagggcacatgcccaagttgccggctcaatccccagtagggggtgtgcaggaggcagcccatctttTCCcaagcattgatgtttctctccctctcttcttctaaaatcaataaaacacattaaagtcctagctgatttggctcagtggataaagcatcggcctgtggactgaagggtcccgggtttgattccagtcaaaaggcacatgcccacgtgggtgattctcactcatcattgccttttctacctctctccccctctcccttcctctctgaaatcaataaaaatatattaaaaaaatcttggtATCTTTATCCCTAAGCCTATTCTTCCTGCAGCTTTCCACATCTCAGTATGTGGTAGCATCATTTTTCACATTGCTCAAGTCAAAAACCTTCAGATCATCCTTCACTCCTCACTTTCTCTCATATTCCACATCTAATCCATCAGCAAATTCTGGCTCTGTCACCATCATCTTTCATCTAGAATGCTCTTGTCTCCTAAGTGGCCTCACTGCACTCTGTAGTCTATTCTCAATCTTGCAGCCAAAATGATCCTTTAAAAAGGTGtaccgccctaactggtttggctcagtggatagagtgttggcctgaggactgaagggtcccaggtttgattccggtcctctggccgctccaaccttttatttggtctggggcagccctagggcaagga
The genomic region above belongs to Myotis daubentonii chromosome 16, mMyoDau2.1, whole genome shotgun sequence and contains:
- the ZNF207 gene encoding BUB3-interacting and GLEBS motif-containing protein ZNF207 isoform X2, which gives rise to MGRKKKKQLKPWCWYCNRDFDDEKILIQHQKAKHFKCHICHKKLYTGPGLAIHCMQVHKETIDAVPNAIPGRTDIELEIYGMEGIPEKDMDERRRLLEQKTQESQKKKQQDDSDEYDDDDSAASTSFQPQPVQPQQGYIPPMAQPGLPPVPGAPGMPPGIPPLMPGVPPLMPGMPPVMPGMPPGMMPMGGMMPPGPGIPPLMPGMPPGMPPPVPRPGIPPMTQAQAVSAPGILNRPPAPTATVPAPQPPVTKPLFPSAGQMGTPVTSSSTASSNSESLSASSKALFPSTAQAQAAVQGPVGTDFKPLSSTPATTTEPPKPTFPAYTQSTASTTSTTNSTAAKPAASITSKPATLTTTSATSKLIHPDEDISLEERRAQLPKYQRNLPRPGQTPIGNPPVGPIGAMMPPQPGIPQQQGMRPPMPPHGQYGGHHQGMPGYLPGAMPPYGQGPPMVPPYQGGPPRPPMGMRPPVMSQGGRY
- the ZNF207 gene encoding BUB3-interacting and GLEBS motif-containing protein ZNF207 isoform X1; protein product: MGRKKKKQLKPWCWYCNRDFDDEKILIQHQKAKHFKCHICHKKLYTGPGLAIHCMQVHKETIDAVPNAIPGRTDIELEIYGMEGIPEKDMDERRRLLEQKTQESQKKKQQDDSDEYDDDDSAASTSFQPQPVQPQQGYIPPMAQPGLPPVPGAPGMPPGIPPLMPGVPPLMPGMPPVMPGMPPGLHHQRKYTQSFCGENIMMPMGGMMPPGPGIPPLMPGMPPGMPPPVPRPGIPPMTQAQAVSAPGILNRPPAPTATVPAPQPPVTKPLFPSAGQMGTPVTSSSTASSNSESLSASSKALFPSTAQAQAAVQGPVGTDFKPLSSTPATTTEPPKPTFPAYTQSTASTTSTTNSTAAKPAASITSKPATLTTTSATSKLIHPDEDISLEERRAQLPKYQRNLPRPGQTPIGNPPVGPIGAMMPPQPGIPQQQGMRPPMPPHGQYGGHHQGMPGYLPGAMPPYGQGPPMVPPYQGGPPRPPMGMRPPVMSQGGRY
- the ZNF207 gene encoding BUB3-interacting and GLEBS motif-containing protein ZNF207 isoform X3, which gives rise to MGRKKKKQLKPWCWYCNRDFDDEKILIQHQKAKHFKCHICHKKLYTGPGLAIHCMQVHKETIDAVPNAIPGRTDIELEIYGMEGIPEKDMDERRRLLEQKTQESQKKKQQDDSDEYDDDDSAASTSFQPQPVQPQQGYIPPMAQPGLPPVPGAPGMPPGIPPLMPGVPPLMPGMPPVMPGMPPGLHHQRKYTQSFCGENIMMPMGGMMPPGPGIPPLMPGMPPGMPPPVPRPGIPPMTQAQAVSAPGILNRPPAPTATVPAPQPPVTKPLFPSAGQAQAAVQGPVGTDFKPLSSTPATTTEPPKPTFPAYTQSTASTTSTTNSTAAKPAASITSKPATLTTTSATSKLIHPDEDISLEERRAQLPKYQRNLPRPGQTPIGNPPVGPIGAMMPPQPGIPQQQGMRPPMPPHGQYGGHHQGMPGYLPGAMPPYGQGPPMVPPYQGGPPRPPMGMRPPVMSQGGRY